The DNA region GAACTGGGCGCTCTGGGCAATCTTGATTGCGGTAACGGCGTGGGCGCTCGTCATTCTTGGAACAATTGACGACATAAGACCCCTCCGCTGGTGGATAAAACTCGTATGCGAATTCATCATAGCAGGATCGGCGCTGCCTTTCGTATTCAAATCGCTGAACATGAATCCTCATCCTTTAGTAATCGTTATGGCTGTCGTATTCATTGTCCTTCTAACGAACGGGTTAAATATAGTTGACGTTGCAGACGGACTTGCCGGAACTATTGGAATATGTTCGTCACTCGGTTTGTTTGCATCAATGCTTATTCTACCAGTAGGCTCTACGGTTTTTATGGCACCATTGATTCTTTCCGCCGTGCTGCTGGGATTCCTTATTTTCAACTGGCAACCTGCCAGCATATATCTTGGCGACGGAGGCAGCCTTCCCCTGGGCTATGTGGCGGGTGTGATGATAATCATATTCATTACCTCAGGCAGCCAGATATTTAACCGATTATTAATATCATTTTCACTCGTCAGCCCGGTTCTTTTCGAAATTGCCCTGGTATGCTTTCACAGGATAAAAAACAGACAGTTGCCGTTTCGCGGCAGCCCCGATCACTTTGCATTAAGACTTTCCAAGATAGGCTGGAAGGCTCCTGCGATTGCGCTAAGCGTTATCGGAGTGTACGTTCTGCTCTGGGCTTCCCTGGGCATTGCTTATCTAAAGCCTGTATTTTCTTATACTTACGTGGCAATAGTTGCAGTCTTCTACTTGACATGTTTTGTTTTGCTTTCGGGAATAAAGGTGCGGGAATGAGAAAACCTGTAGTAATTATCGGAGCCGGTCTTGCCGGTCTTTCAGCTGCATGGAAACTGAAAGACGGTTTCGAGCTGTTTGAAGCCGAAGATGAAGTCGGCGGTGCCGCAAGGACTATTTCTCACTCGGGTTTTCGGTACGACCTTGGTCCTCACGTTCTTTACTTTAAAGACCAGGGTATAAGGGAATGGGTGGAAAGAATCCTTGAAGGAAGGTGGGACTCCCAGCGCAGAAGAGCAAGGGTCAGAATCGAGAATGAGACAGTGGATTACCCGATTCAGGAGGGCTTTATGGCGTCGCCAAAACTGAAAGCTCTCTTTCTTGAGGACATGCTTGAATCTGACGGTAAGGTTGATGGGGATTCGACATTCACAAAGATAGCGAACGCAAAGTTCGGAAAGGCTATGGCAGAAAGCTTTTTCATTCCATATAACTCGAAGTTGTTCTCGCATCCGCTCGATGAGATGGACTCAAGGACTGCAAACACGTTTCTTCCTTCTTTCCCCAAGGAAGACCTTCACCATCTCTCCCATGTTGCGATAAAGAGAAGAGGGCTAAATGCCAAATTCTACTACCCATCGAAAGTTGGAATCGGGACGCTTCCGCACTCGATAGTTAATAACTTGGGAAAAGACATCCGGTTAAGCACAAGGATTGCAGCAATCAACTCTAAGGAGAAATGGGTCGAGACTGAAAAAAAAGAAAGGGTTTTCTATTCCGGATTGATAACTACCATTCCGCTACCGGAATTTTTGAGCCTTTGCGTCGATTCTCCGGAATCTGTTCGTGATTTAAGGCATTCACTGAAAAGCTCGGGCATGACTTTCGTACACTTTGCACTCTCCAAAAACCTCGCTGACGATTCCCATTGGACATACTATCCGAGTCCAGATTTGGCGTTTCACCGCACTTCTATCCCAGCGAATTATTCAAAGGATATGGCTCCATCGAATAAATGCGGAATAGTAACGGAGGTTGCCTTCAAATCCGACATTATCCCTGATTTCAGTGCAATCCTCGAGAAGACAAAAAAAGACATTCTTAAGATCGGAGTGATAGGCTCCTTTGCAGAGCTCTTTTCGCATGATTCAAAGATCTTGAGATACGCTTATGTCTTTCCTACCAAGCACAGCGAGGATGCAAAAAAAACAATCCACGCTCATTTTGGGAAATATGGCATTGAATTTGCAGGCCGATACTCAAGATGGGAATACGGAAATATGGAATCTGTCATAGTTCAGGGATTTGAGGCCGCAACAAGGATAAGAGATTGTGATTGAAACCATCTGTCGCATTGTCTTCTGGGTATGTATAGGACTTTACGCTTATATACTTATCGGTCACGGCCTTCTGCTCGCTTTTCTCA from bacterium includes:
- a CDS encoding undecaprenyl/decaprenyl-phosphate alpha-N-acetylglucosaminyl 1-phosphate transferase, which gives rise to NWALWAILIAVTAWALVILGTIDDIRPLRWWIKLVCEFIIAGSALPFVFKSLNMNPHPLVIVMAVVFIVLLTNGLNIVDVADGLAGTIGICSSLGLFASMLILPVGSTVFMAPLILSAVLLGFLIFNWQPASIYLGDGGSLPLGYVAGVMIIIFITSGSQIFNRLLISFSLVSPVLFEIALVCFHRIKNRQLPFRGSPDHFALRLSKIGWKAPAIALSVIGVYVLLWASLGIAYLKPVFSYTYVAIVAVFYLTCFVLLSGIKVRE
- a CDS encoding NAD(P)-binding protein, with product MRKPVVIIGAGLAGLSAAWKLKDGFELFEAEDEVGGAARTISHSGFRYDLGPHVLYFKDQGIREWVERILEGRWDSQRRRARVRIENETVDYPIQEGFMASPKLKALFLEDMLESDGKVDGDSTFTKIANAKFGKAMAESFFIPYNSKLFSHPLDEMDSRTANTFLPSFPKEDLHHLSHVAIKRRGLNAKFYYPSKVGIGTLPHSIVNNLGKDIRLSTRIAAINSKEKWVETEKKERVFYSGLITTIPLPEFLSLCVDSPESVRDLRHSLKSSGMTFVHFALSKNLADDSHWTYYPSPDLAFHRTSIPANYSKDMAPSNKCGIVTEVAFKSDIIPDFSAILEKTKKDILKIGVIGSFAELFSHDSKILRYAYVFPTKHSEDAKKTIHAHFGKYGIEFAGRYSRWEYGNMESVIVQGFEAATRIRDCD